In Delphinus delphis chromosome X, mDelDel1.2, whole genome shotgun sequence, the DNA window ATGCTAAACAACTCTACCGGAGACATTGATGGGCACGATGTCAGAGTGCGTGGGACAAGGCTGAAGCCATCGCTTCTCCTCTAGGACGGGCAGAGGGAAGGGACTATTCCAGGCAGCTTGCTTGTCGGCTGTGGTAGGCAGGCTCAGGGAGGCCTCAGGGGCCCTCACACCCTGCATGGTAGTCTCATCCTCGCTCAGCTGCCATTTTGTGGGCTGTTGGGAAAGAAGGTGATGGGAAGGGTGTGCTCCCGACTGGAGACGAGCCGTGCCCACAGAATGGCTGTCTAGGCAGGGTGGTTGGAGGCTTCATCTGGGAGGCAGGAAAGTGTGGACAGGCTGCCAGGCCGGACGCCTGCCATGCAGGTCCCATCTCGGCAGGGCCTCAGGATGGCTCTGCTGGTGAGCAGAGATGAGCAGCAGCTTCCAGTGGGTAATGTAAGCAGTTCCAGGTTCCCCGTCAATGGGTGCGGGGCGAGCTCTGCATGCTGGCTCTCccaggtgggggaggaggcaACTCACCATCAGTACAAACTCCAGACGCCTGGCAGACTGGGGCCTTGGGCTGGGAGTGGGCTCAGGGGCCTCATCAGCAGAGCGGAAGGTCTGCCCCAGAAGTCTGGCCTCCGAGTACTGTTCCTCATATTCTTCTGAAAAACAGCACAGTGGATACACACTCTAGGGAGCCACGGCCAAGCGGTGGGCCAGGGAAGGACCATGAGCTTGGGGCTCCTGCTCTAGCTGCCAGGTCTGACTTTCATTGTTTCTTTAGGATAGTTCCCGGCGTCTGAGCCATTTGGGAATGGAAAAATGCCTACTTCCTatgaggagaaaagagagtcaaTGGATTTGAGTTGTGCTGGTTCGGGGACCAAGCCTTTGTCTCCATGGCCCCCACCTTAAGTGCTCAACTCAGGAAAGAGGCTCAGGATGCAGACGCCTTTTGCTACTCTCTGCTGCAAGATTCTCTCTTTGAAGTCCTGCATCTCTTCAGGTTTTCTGCAACCCTACCAGGGACATGACCTGTGTGAAGCACAAAGAAATTTGCGTTGGGAAGTCCAACATGGAATGCTCCCTTGGATGCTGAGAACTCTTACCTGAGCCTCTGAGGGCTCGGTTCCCTGCACCTTAGTCCCACTGTGGGGGGCATATCAGGtccaggaaggagagggaaggtggaGGTAGTGgcggaggagaaaggagaagttcGGGGGCATCGTTGCGGAATAAGAAGGATGCAGAAGATTTGAATGGGTTTCATTTAAGTGATGAATTCAACGAGTGAAGGAAGTGAGACTAAAGAACAGTCAGGACTCTGCACATTTGAACAGAGATTTGAAGAATCATAGAAACTTGGGGTCAGTAGGGGCCTCGAGGGTTCTCTGGTCCAACATCCCATTCTGGGCTCCGGCTTCCTCAGCATCCCTTCCAGGTGTTTCTTCAGCCTCCACACACACCTGCCtgcagaggaggggagaagcCTTCCTCCCAAGGTGGCTCATTCCATCCAAGGACAGTTGGGGCTTTCAGGCGTGTCAAGAATGTTCTTCCTTATCTTGAGGTAAATTGGCCTCCCCCTAGGTTTCCACCCACGTGTCCTCATTCTGCCCATGGTGGCAACACAGAGCACACTGACTCTTCCTTTCTGCATAGCAGCTCCTCTCTTATCTGAACACAAGGCTCATGGTGTCCCTTAGAATCTTGCTTCTCTAAGCTTGCCACTGCcctggcagggaggtggggtcaTGGCCGTTGTTCAGTTGGGTGGCCCCTCTGCAGTTTTCTGTTCTCCATAAAAGTTACCCTTTGTTGGTATGGATAAATGACAGCTAATAAGACCTCTTTTCACTTTTAatgttcactcagcaaatatcCTCTTGGGGATCCAGCCCTGTGCCCGGTGCTTCTGGAAACCGGAGAGTAGTAAGAGATGTGATCCTTTACATTCAGAAGCCCAGTCTGGTTAGGTGGACAAAACATATACCTAGGACTAgtagatgaatgagtaaatgaatgaacaaatgaaagaaaaatcagttcGGAACTATACAAGTCCTCTTGAGCTGGATGGTACAAAGGGCCTCGTATGAGTGCTTAGGGAGGGAATGATGCAAAGTGCAGAACTAGTGTTAAAGGTCTTTTTCGATGCGGCAAGAATAGAACTTGGAAGAAAGTGTAAGGATtggagtggggaagagggagtAAGGGCTTTTAGGCTTGGAAAAGAGGCCCGAATGGGAGAGTGAGTGCCTGGAGGGTGTAAGGAGCTTGTGACTAGCACTGgggttttatttgtattattttctcgAGATCTAACTTACCTaaagtgcacaaatcttaagtgtgcAGCTCAGTGAATTCTGACATATTCATGCCCCTTGTAACTGCCATCCAGATATTTGTAGCACCCCAGTAGTCTCTCTCATAGCACTGAGTTTTAATCCTATTGCCACTTACACTGGATAAATGCCTCTGGTCAATGTGTACGTTCTTCACATTGTAAGGTCCTATCGGGGACCacaactgtttttttcttttacattaattttaatattgtgtCTAAATCAGCCTATGTTCCAAAGGACACAGACTGGGAGTAGATGTTGCATCTTATCTGGGTCTCTCCAGCTGCAAGATACTCTTGCTAATCAGTTTATGGACACCctatttttaattctcacaaaatcaTGCCATGTGGGGAAGTGgaatccccattttaaagatgactgACtaatctgaagctcagagaggttgggtaATCTGCataatgtcacacagctagttaggtGTGGGATTCAAATTAGATTCTGACTCTGTCTGATTTCAAAGTCTCGGTTTTCTCATTCTGCCTGGTGCAGGCAATCTGACTGCTCAGGCATTATGGCTGGGCTGTTTCTCTGGGCTGTGTGGACCCAGCTTTGTGTACAAGGTGCTCATCAGTATACTTCAGAGACATGGGGTTGGGAATTGGGGATGAGGTGAGCTCTGAGTGCTGTGTATTGGGCTTACTTTGGTGAGGCAGGAGCGACCCAGGAGATATGTGGACAAGGTTATTGCAAGAGCAGAGTGAGTGAAGCCCAGAGTGGGAGACCCTGCAGATGCCTCTTTTGTCTTTGGGCACCGGGATTCCAAAGACTTGGGTGATGTTGCAAGAGAAGGCCTGAGGGTATGCGGGCCCATATTGCGGAGTCTCTCATCCAGCGCTCTTTGTAAATGACTTGACCCATGGCCCTGCCTCGGCCTCTGTCCCTTTTCCCCCAGAGACTACTGAACTGAAAAAAATGAGGGAGGGGGACCAGAGGGTGTAAACAGCCCATAGAATTAGGGCTTTTGGAGTCAGTAGTCTGGAAGGTGAAAGATGGAAagtgtgtgttttgtttctcaATAGGTTTTCTACTATTCTCTCTCTTTATCTCGCGAGTCCCTGTCCTCTTTCTTCGTCGCCTCCCTCCAGACGCTATGCATCTGTCCCGTGGGCTCCGGCCGCAGCCCCCCTCCCTCTCAGTACCTTGCAACAGGCTCTGGAGATTGAGCTGCGCCTCGCGAAGCAGCTCCTCTACACTCGGGGGCCTGCCCGAGGAGAGGAACACGTTCACTGGCTGTCGCCATGACGACCTCGAGTGGGCAGTCGCTGTCGCATTTTCCCGACCCGAGTTAGCTGCAGctagggaaggagagaggcagtGAGAGGCGCCGCCGGCGaggggggggggggccgggggCGGCGCGCGGCGGCCAGTGGGCGCCCGCGGTTCCCCAAGACCCGCCccggccgggggtggggggggggtggcgcgGGCCACGCTTAAAAGGCGGGGACGCGCCAGCCGCAAGATTTTTCCTCGACAGATCGTGCTGCAGTCCGTTCTCTCCCTCGCCACCAGCCTCCGCCCGCCCGATCTTCGCCTCGCTGCCTCGCCGCCCGCCTCCTCCGCCCGGCGCCTCCTGgctcccgccgccgcccgcccttTGCGCTCCCCGGGACGAGGTAACGCGCCCTGGGCCGAGCCGCCGGGCCCTTGCCCTGGTGGGTGTGGCTCGGCCTCCCGCGCGCCCCGCCGCGGCCCCCggctccccatcccacccccgcccgcagccccaggcccccaggctAGTCCTGATGTCCGAGGCGGCCGGGAATCTCAATAGCCTCCGCATGGCGAACGTGGCCCTGCGAGAAGAATTAAATGCCCTTCGCGGGGAGAACGCCAATCTGGGCCTTCAGCTCGGCAGAGCCCTGGCCGAGGTCAATTCCTTGCGGGGCAATGTCTCGAGCTACATGCGTTGGCCGGTGCCCGTGGTGCCCGTCCTTTCCGAGGAGAACTTTGAGTTCCCGCTCAGTGAGATTGACGCCGTTCCTGAGGGAGAACTGCCCTTCCTGTGCTGGCCTCCCCCGCGCGCCGAGCCCGAGTACGCCCCAGACGAACTGTTGATTAGCGTGATCCAGGATTGCGGCACCTCCGGCGGGCCCGCCGACCCACCCCCGCTGCCCAGCCCGCCCCCGCCGGCGCTGCCCCCACCCTCGGCCAAGGAGCTGCCCCCGCAGCCTCCTCTGCCGCCGCTGGAGCGGCCCGAGATAGAACCCTTCTCGGGCGACCCAGTCTACCTGGCTGAATTCCTGATGCAGCTAGAGACTTTCATAGCCGACCATGAGGATCATTTCCCCGGGGGCGCTGAGCGGGTGTCCTTTCTGATCTCCTTTTTCGCTGGTGAAGCCAAGGACTGGGCCGTCTCAGTCACCCAGGAAGGAAGCCCCCTGCATGCCAACTTCCCGCGCTTCCTGGATGAAATTCGTAAGGAATTCTGTGGCCCCATCCCCCCAAGTGTGGCAAAAAAAGCCATCCGCAAGCTCAAGCAGGGAGACTGTACCCTGGGCAGCTATGCAGATGCTTTTCAGTTCCTGGCTCAATTCTTGTCTTGGGATGACTGCCGCCTTCAAAACCAATTCCTCAAAGGCCTGTCAGAATTCTTCCGCAAGGAGCTCTTATGGTCAACTGAAATGGCCGACCTGGACGAGCTGATTCTCGAGTGCGTGGAGATAGAAAGAAAAGTGCGTGTCCCCAAGCCAATCCCACTCCCTGGGGTTCgcaatattttcttcccttttgcaGCAGACCGTAATCTTGAAGGTGAAGAGGGAGAAGAGTGCCACAGTGGGGATGAAGATGAAGAGGCATGCAGGCGCAAGCTCCAGGACAAGGACCAGGGGAGGCATGTGAGAGCTATTCAGCAAGAGAccaggggggaggagagggggaagagggaggaagagatgagGAAGAAGGAGCTGAAACAAAAAGGGGAGGAGgacaaggaggaggaagaagaagaggaggaggaagaagaggaggaggaagcagaggaggaagaggaggaggggatgaggaagaagaggaagaaggaggaggaagatcAGAATAAGGATGAGAAAGACGATGAGCATGAGGGTGGCCGCCAGGAACCGGAGCAGGAGCTCGAGCAGGAGCCAGAACAGGAGCAAGAGACAGAGGATGAGACCCAAGATGATGACCTGGATGAGCTGATGGAGATAGAGCCCACCTATGCCAATGCTTCATCCCAGACTTCTGGCTACTATCATGAAAATTTCCTAGATGTGTCACCTCCCATCATACAGCCCAGCAGACGGAGGAACCAGAATCGAGTCCCACTTCTGGAGGGCCTTCCAGGTACCAATTCACCATTCTACAGTTCGCCGCCACTGATTCGCCGGGCAGGTCGCCTGGGGCAACGCCAAATACGACGCCGTCCCCCGGTGCTATTCCGCCTCACTCCGAGGCAGGGGGGCCACCGGGCTGCGCGGGGCCGCATTCGCGTGTGAGAGCCGGGGCGAGCTGCCCCCACCCCGGAACACACCCTTCCACTGCGTCCCCTGCCCCTGCTTTCGCTGCCACACCTGCCCCATTGACCAACCAGTACTTAAGGGAGTTCCAAACCTGCAGAACCCGAAGAAGACCTGGAGAACTCCAGACCTTCCTGCGACTGTGACCGGGGAGTGACACCAGGGAAAGGAGGGCTCAGCAGTAGCTGCCCTCTTGGTGTGCACTCTGCTCCGTCCTGCCGCGAGCTAGAGAGCAGGTGTCTGGGCCTGTTCCTGTAAATGAACTGGTCACCCTCTTGTATTTCCCCTCTAGTTGTTCCCAGCCCTCACCCCTCCTGCGTTTATTCACGCTGTGTTCTATGGTTTAATCCTCTGACTAGCTAACCAGGACTTCACCCAATGCCTCACTGCTCTGCCCCAGTGAGTGAAAGGACAGGCTCCACTGAACTCTTAAAGCCACTGAGGCCACTTACTACGTATAATCAGTGGAGAGCAAATGCTATCAAGAAACAGTCCTGGAAGCCTACACTTGCTTCAGGTCACCCCTCCAGCAGGAGGGCCCTGAAGAACCCCCTCCATCTAGCCCAGTGAGAGTATGCAAAACCACGTGTCCAGTGGACCACCCAGCTGAGACCTGACCTTGACTGACTGAGCAAGCTGGTTCCACCTTCCCACAGACTACAGGCTCAGGGCCTCAGGGCTCTCCAGATCTGGGACCCTCTCCTCTTACTACATTACCCTCCTGGGCATCCCCAGTGGACAGAGCCCAATGTTCCATGCCCTACCCTTTTCCTTGATGTTGCCTAGAGGGTAGGCAGTTGGGTGAGGGAGCCGGAGGAGGAGAAAGCAGCAGCAACAACTCAGTTTGACCTTGTAAGGAGTGACTCTTTCCTTAGGGACGGTGGTCTCCTCCCCCGGCCAGGCCTTGGACTGCAGTCTCCAGCCAAAGGTCTTGGCAGAAGATTTGCCATCCTTGGGGTTCCAGAGGTGGCCTAATTGGCCTTCCCTTCCCAGACTGCCAGAGAGAGAGGCCCAAGGCCTGCTCTTCAACTCCAACTTAAAGGACTCCTTATTTCTGAGAGTAGAGAGGAAGGTCCTCTCTACAGAGACTTCACCCACTGCAGCCTTGCAGTCGGGATGACCTTGTGTCTCTCACATTCGGGGCAAGCCATGGCCTGGCGCTGGGCATCGAGTAGGCGGTGAGGCCTAAGCGGTTGACTGCCTCCTAGTAACTCCTGGGGCTTCTGGGTCCTAACCTAGGGGCCCTCATAGAGACCTGCTGCTTGCCTTGGGTCCAGAAAACACTGCTTCTGCAGTGAAAAATACACAGTATGTCACTCTGGCCACAGAATGCCAGTCAGATCCACTGCTGGCCTGAACTGCCCTCCACACTGGGCTTcctgcacagggcctggcagctGGGCAAGTGCAGCCGAAGTGTCTGAGGCCAAAGGGAGGAAAACATGGTAAATTAAGCCTCTGTTCCTCACCGGAGTCTGATAGGTAACCTCAGCCCAGCCTTAGGATTTTGAGCCCAGAGGCAAgaggaaggagctggaggaagaggAGTCATGGAGAAACCCAGTCCTCCGGCTGGTTTCTGGTGAggtctctgttcatcagtgagaGGTAAGAAGCCCTTTTGTTGCTCACACATTTCTCAGCCTGGGGATCGGTGGAGCCAAGTTCCTATAACCTGTTGCTATCTTTTAAAAAGGCTACTACCCCCCTCCTCCAAAGAGAAAAGTAACACATAATCATTATAGGAAAATTGGCAAATAGAGAAAACGATAAGAGAACCCCAAAGCCCCAAACATTCAGAATCCCACCACACAGACGCAAGCACTGTTAACACTTTCTTTCTAGTGTGTTCtcactgcatctttttttttttttttttttttttttttagcggtacgcgggcctctcactgttgtggcccctcccgctgcggagcacaggctccggacgcgcaggctcagcaggcatggctcacggacccagccgctccgcggcacgtgggatcctcgcggaccgggacacgaacccacgtccccctcATCGGcgggcggaccctcaaccactgcgccaccagggaagccccatcactgcGTCTTTTCAAAGCCAAGATCATCCTGCGAGCTCTCGATCAGCAGGATTTAAAATGGCTGCCACCTATGCAGTCACACAGACTGAATC includes these proteins:
- the RTL5 gene encoding retrotransposon Gag-like protein 5, which produces MSEAAGNLNSLRMANVALREELNALRGENANLGLQLGRALAEVNSLRGNVSSYMRWPVPVVPVLSEENFEFPLSEIDAVPEGELPFLCWPPPRAEPEYAPDELLISVIQDCGTSGGPADPPPLPSPPPPALPPPSAKELPPQPPLPPLERPEIEPFSGDPVYLAEFLMQLETFIADHEDHFPGGAERVSFLISFFAGEAKDWAVSVTQEGSPLHANFPRFLDEIRKEFCGPIPPSVAKKAIRKLKQGDCTLGSYADAFQFLAQFLSWDDCRLQNQFLKGLSEFFRKELLWSTEMADLDELILECVEIERKVRVPKPIPLPGVRNIFFPFAADRNLEGEEGEECHSGDEDEEACRRKLQDKDQGRHVRAIQQETRGEERGKREEEMRKKELKQKGEEDKEEEEEEEEEEEEEEAEEEEEEGMRKKRKKEEEDQNKDEKDDEHEGGRQEPEQELEQEPEQEQETEDETQDDDLDELMEIEPTYANASSQTSGYYHENFLDVSPPIIQPSRRRNQNRVPLLEGLPGTNSPFYSSPPLIRRAGRLGQRQIRRRPPVLFRLTPRQGGHRAARGRIRV